A genomic window from Aquila chrysaetos chrysaetos chromosome 9, bAquChr1.4, whole genome shotgun sequence includes:
- the RORC gene encoding nuclear receptor ROR-gamma isoform X5, whose translation MSRDAVKFGRMSKKQRDRLHAEVQQQLEQRQRERAAEGAPAVPLGLTGCRGHPLTPASTPGCPGTRHGEMEGRAGATAEVEPGRLEGTKRGPDGDRDRAGPDFYPHPDVSSLLESPTSSGVEIEHLTQNVLKSYRETCQLRAEDLQLRRWDTFSREEVCAYQKKVRPAGWGHRGGDVAVPRAPRGCPELRHGAERWGRSWGFGGGSVVGVTAGPAVNGGDVAALRRAHHRGHPVRGGVRQAPARLHGPLPERPDRPPQSGRHGSGAGADVPSLQLRQPDRLLRGQVRRRRAVPIPRLPRAHRLHLRLRPEPLCSALLGERGGPLQRPRPHQRQPAVAAGAGKGGTAAGTPGSRLPPPAAPDPPRGAPGQAAAAGAPAGAVLAARGAAPGLPPPAPRGAARRLPPALPRALRFRGRDPQWHTLSPHPGCPDAWVLALPYPCLLPAAGRGWRWMPAPVGAPTARGAPAAGRTLAGGGAPAPTEELTAGGAPSPGGASAPSDAPSPIEDPSPSDAQSRGHGLSPSGVLSPGDALSPSDGLSPGDAPSPGDAPSPGGALSSSDVPSPKDAPSPSDALSPKEDPSVSDATSPSRVLSPSEAASPGGAPSPQEDLPPGWAPSHGGTPSPSDVPSPGEAPSPVGALTGATLSPGVPPPRRAVRGPRGRDGC comes from the exons ATGTCCCGCGACG CTGTCAAGTTCGGCCGCATGTCCAAGAAGCAGCGGGACCGGCTGCACGCCgaagtgcagcagcagctggagcagcggCAGCGGGAGCGGGCGGCCGAGGGGGCACCTGCCGTCCCCCTGGGGCTGACGGGGTGCCGGGGACACCCGCTGACCCCCGccagcaccccggggtgccCTGGCACCCGCCATGGCGAGAtggagggcagggctggtgcCACGGCGGAGGTGGAGCCGGGGCGGCTGGAGGGGACCAAGCGGGGCCcggatggggacagggacagggccGGCCCCGACTTCTACCCCCACCCCGATGTCAGCAGCCTCCTGGAGTCACCCACATCCTCTGGTGTGGAGATCG AGCACCTCACCCAGAATGTCCTCAAGTCGTACCGGGAGACGTGCCAGCTCCGTGCCGAGGACCTGCAGCTCCGGCGCTGGGACACCTTCTCCCGCGAAGAGGTCTGCGCCTACCAGAAGAAGGTGAGGCCAGCGGGGTGGGGGCACAGGGGAGGGGATGTGGCAGTCCCCAGGGCACCCAGAGGATGCCCGGAGCTCCGGCATGGTGCAGAGCGATGGGGACGTTCTTGGGGGTTTGGCGGGGGCTCTGTGGTGGGGGTGACGGCCGGTCCCGCAGTCAATGGAGGAGATGTGGCAGCGCTGCGCCGGGCGCATCACCGAGGCCATCCAGTACGTGGTGGAGTTCGCCAAGCGCCTGCGCGGCTTCATGGACCTCTGCCAGAACGACCAGATCGTCCTCCTCAAAGCGG GCGCCATGGAAGTGGTGCTGGTGCGGATGTGCCGAGCCTTCAACTCCGACAACCGGACCGTCTTCTTCGAGGGCAAGTACGCCGGCGCCGAGCTGTTCCGATCCCTAG GCTGCCACGAGCTCATCGGCTCCATCTTCGACTTCGCCCAGAGCCTCTGTGCTCTGCACTTCTCGGAGAGCGAGGTGGCCCTCTTCAGCGCCCTCGTCCTCATCAACGCCA acCGGCCgtggctgcaggagcaggcaaAGGTGGCACGGCTGCAGGGACACCTGGAAGTCGCCTTCCGCCTCCTGCTGCGCCGGACCCACCGCGAGGGGCTCCTGGCCAGG CTGCCGCCGCAGGGGCGCCTGCGGGCGCTGTGCTTGCAGCACGTGGAGCAGCTCCAGGCCTTCCGCCGCCTGCACCCCGGGGTGCTGCACGCCGCCTTCCCCCCGCTCTACCGCGAGCTCTTCGCTTCCGAGGCCGAGACCCCCAGTGGCACACGCTGAGCCCCCACCCCGGGTGCCCGGATGCCTGGGTCCTCGCCCTGCCCTacccctgcctcctgcctgccgCCGGCCGGGGGTGGCGGTGGATGCCGGCACCCGTGGGTGCTCCCACGGCCAGGGGGGCGCCCGCAGCTGGTAGGACTCTGGCAGGCGGAGGGGCTCCAGCACCCACGGAGGAGCTGACAGCCGGAGGAGCTCCGTCACCTGGAGGGGCTTCGGCACCCAGCGATGCTCCATCACCCATAGAGGATCCATCACCCAGTGATGCTCAATCACGCGGTCATGGTCTGTCACCCAGTGGGGTTTTGTCACCTGGTGATGCTCTGTCACCCAGTGATGGTCTGTCACCCGGTGATGCTCCGTCACCCGGTGATGCTCCATCACCCGGTGGGGCTTTGTCATCCAGTGATGTCCCGTCACCCAAAGATGCTCCATCACCCAGTGATGCTCTGTCACCCAAAGAGGATCCATCAGTGAGTGATGCCACGTCACCCAGCAGGGTTTTGTCACCCAGCGAGGCTGCGTCACCCGGAGGGGCTCCATCACCTCAGGAGGATCTGCCGCCCGGCTGGGCTCCGTCGCACGGCGGCACTCCATCACCCAGTGATGTCCCGTCACCCGGGGAGGCTCCGTCACCTGTGGGTGCCCTGACCGGGGCCACCCTGTCACCGGGGGTGCCCCCACCCCGCCGAGCAGTTCGGGGTCCCCGGGGCCGCGATGGGTGCTGA
- the RORC gene encoding nuclear receptor ROR-gamma isoform X4, translated as MSKKQRDRLHAEVQQQLEQRQRERAAEGAPAVPLGLTGCRGHPLTPASTPGCPGTRHGEMEGRAGATAEVEPGRLEGTKRGPDGDRDRAGPDFYPHPDVSSLLESPTSSGVEIEHLTQNVLKSYRETCQLRAEDLQLRRWDTFSREEVCAYQKKVRPAGWGHRGGDVAVPRAPRGCPELRHGAERWGRSWGFGGGSVVGVTAGPAVNGGDVAALRRAHHRGHPVRGGVRQAPARLHGPLPERPDRPPQSGRHGSGAGADVPSLQLRQPDRLLRGQVRRRRAVPIPRLPRAHRLHLRLRPEPLCSALLGERGGPLQRPRPHQRQPAVAAGAGKGGTAAGTPGSRLPPPAAPDPPRGAPGQAAAAGAPAGAVLAARGAAPGLPPPAPRGAARRLPPALPRALRFRGRDPQWHTLSPHPGCPDAWVLALPYPCLLPAAGRGWRWMPAPVGAPTARGAPAAGRTLAGGGAPAPTEELTAGGAPSPGGASAPSDAPSPIEDPSPSDAQSRGHGLSPSGVLSPGDALSPSDGLSPGDAPSPGDAPSPGGALSSSDVPSPKDAPSPSDALSPKEDPSVSDATSPSRVLSPSEAASPGGAPSPQEDLPPGWAPSHGGTPSPSDVPSPGEAPSPVGALTGATLSPGVPPPRRAVRGPRGRDGC; from the exons ATGTCCAAGAAGCAGCGGGACCGGCTGCACGCCgaagtgcagcagcagctggagcagcggCAGCGGGAGCGGGCGGCCGAGGGGGCACCTGCCGTCCCCCTGGGGCTGACGGGGTGCCGGGGACACCCGCTGACCCCCGccagcaccccggggtgccCTGGCACCCGCCATGGCGAGAtggagggcagggctggtgcCACGGCGGAGGTGGAGCCGGGGCGGCTGGAGGGGACCAAGCGGGGCCcggatggggacagggacagggccGGCCCCGACTTCTACCCCCACCCCGATGTCAGCAGCCTCCTGGAGTCACCCACATCCTCTGGTGTGGAGATCG AGCACCTCACCCAGAATGTCCTCAAGTCGTACCGGGAGACGTGCCAGCTCCGTGCCGAGGACCTGCAGCTCCGGCGCTGGGACACCTTCTCCCGCGAAGAGGTCTGCGCCTACCAGAAGAAGGTGAGGCCAGCGGGGTGGGGGCACAGGGGAGGGGATGTGGCAGTCCCCAGGGCACCCAGAGGATGCCCGGAGCTCCGGCATGGTGCAGAGCGATGGGGACGTTCTTGGGGGTTTGGCGGGGGCTCTGTGGTGGGGGTGACGGCCGGTCCCGCAGTCAATGGAGGAGATGTGGCAGCGCTGCGCCGGGCGCATCACCGAGGCCATCCAGTACGTGGTGGAGTTCGCCAAGCGCCTGCGCGGCTTCATGGACCTCTGCCAGAACGACCAGATCGTCCTCCTCAAAGCGG GCGCCATGGAAGTGGTGCTGGTGCGGATGTGCCGAGCCTTCAACTCCGACAACCGGACCGTCTTCTTCGAGGGCAAGTACGCCGGCGCCGAGCTGTTCCGATCCCTAG GCTGCCACGAGCTCATCGGCTCCATCTTCGACTTCGCCCAGAGCCTCTGTGCTCTGCACTTCTCGGAGAGCGAGGTGGCCCTCTTCAGCGCCCTCGTCCTCATCAACGCCA acCGGCCgtggctgcaggagcaggcaaAGGTGGCACGGCTGCAGGGACACCTGGAAGTCGCCTTCCGCCTCCTGCTGCGCCGGACCCACCGCGAGGGGCTCCTGGCCAGG CTGCCGCCGCAGGGGCGCCTGCGGGCGCTGTGCTTGCAGCACGTGGAGCAGCTCCAGGCCTTCCGCCGCCTGCACCCCGGGGTGCTGCACGCCGCCTTCCCCCCGCTCTACCGCGAGCTCTTCGCTTCCGAGGCCGAGACCCCCAGTGGCACACGCTGAGCCCCCACCCCGGGTGCCCGGATGCCTGGGTCCTCGCCCTGCCCTacccctgcctcctgcctgccgCCGGCCGGGGGTGGCGGTGGATGCCGGCACCCGTGGGTGCTCCCACGGCCAGGGGGGCGCCCGCAGCTGGTAGGACTCTGGCAGGCGGAGGGGCTCCAGCACCCACGGAGGAGCTGACAGCCGGAGGAGCTCCGTCACCTGGAGGGGCTTCGGCACCCAGCGATGCTCCATCACCCATAGAGGATCCATCACCCAGTGATGCTCAATCACGCGGTCATGGTCTGTCACCCAGTGGGGTTTTGTCACCTGGTGATGCTCTGTCACCCAGTGATGGTCTGTCACCCGGTGATGCTCCGTCACCCGGTGATGCTCCATCACCCGGTGGGGCTTTGTCATCCAGTGATGTCCCGTCACCCAAAGATGCTCCATCACCCAGTGATGCTCTGTCACCCAAAGAGGATCCATCAGTGAGTGATGCCACGTCACCCAGCAGGGTTTTGTCACCCAGCGAGGCTGCGTCACCCGGAGGGGCTCCATCACCTCAGGAGGATCTGCCGCCCGGCTGGGCTCCGTCGCACGGCGGCACTCCATCACCCAGTGATGTCCCGTCACCCGGGGAGGCTCCGTCACCTGTGGGTGCCCTGACCGGGGCCACCCTGTCACCGGGGGTGCCCCCACCCCGCCGAGCAGTTCGGGGTCCCCGGGGCCGCGATGGGTGCTGA